The Candidatus Nitrosymbiomonas proteolyticus genome has a segment encoding these proteins:
- a CDS encoding bifunctional riboflavin kinase/FAD synthetase, with translation MTSESPPSRMEIRFGIEGDSPKLPGSIVCVGTFDGVHLGHQAVIGQCVKAAREAGLPAVLVTFDRHPAATLAPDRVPYSIGTLALNIERIAGLGIDLAVLLPFTLAFSQRSATEFFEEVLVDSLNSRTVVIGSDFGFGRGREGNATFLQERIDTHVVEPVSSNGERISSSRIRRLLAGGAVAEAATLLGRPFEYVGVAVKGAGMGARLGFPTANLAPLDRQALPPDGVYAGSCLTPKGEYRAAISIGSRPTVGGTAPATEAFLLDYPGGDLYGAVLRLRFDARLRDQQKFASLDELIEQMRADVERITSGEF, from the coding sequence GTGACGAGCGAAAGTCCGCCCTCGCGCATGGAGATCCGGTTCGGCATCGAGGGCGATTCCCCGAAGTTGCCCGGCTCGATCGTCTGCGTCGGCACGTTCGACGGCGTTCATTTGGGACATCAGGCGGTGATTGGGCAATGCGTGAAGGCCGCTCGCGAAGCCGGGCTGCCCGCCGTACTCGTTACGTTCGATCGGCATCCCGCAGCGACGCTTGCGCCCGATCGAGTTCCTTACTCCATCGGCACCCTTGCCCTCAACATCGAGCGCATCGCCGGACTCGGAATCGACTTGGCCGTCCTGCTGCCCTTCACTCTCGCCTTCAGCCAAAGGTCCGCCACCGAGTTCTTCGAGGAGGTGCTGGTCGATAGCCTCAATTCCAGGACCGTTGTGATCGGTTCGGACTTCGGATTCGGCAGGGGACGCGAGGGCAATGCGACGTTTCTTCAGGAGCGGATCGATACGCACGTCGTCGAACCCGTATCTTCGAACGGAGAAAGGATCAGTTCGAGTCGAATTCGTAGGTTGCTCGCGGGTGGGGCAGTCGCCGAAGCTGCGACCTTGCTGGGCAGGCCGTTCGAATACGTCGGGGTTGCAGTGAAGGGCGCGGGCATGGGCGCGCGGCTCGGGTTCCCGACGGCCAACCTTGCTCCCCTCGACCGCCAAGCGCTCCCGCCGGACGGGGTGTATGCGGGTTCGTGCTTGACTCCAAAGGGCGAGTATCGTGCCGCTATCAGCATCGGAAGCCGGCCGACGGTGGGAGGGACCGCGCCCGCGACCGAGGCCTTCTTGCTCGACTACCCAGGGGGGGACCTATATGGCGCAGTACTGCGGCTGCGCTTCGACGCCCGGCTCAGGGATCAGCAGAAATTCGCTTCGCTGGACGAACTGATCGAACAGATGCGCGCAGACGTAGAACGGATCACGAGTGGAGAATTCTGA
- a CDS encoding DNA-binding response regulator, whose product MRILLIEDDEVIAERVKNGLEREGYGVDVEFDGVAGFERALQGVHGIILLDVMLPRLAGWEVCRKLRASGITTPVLMLTARDMIEDRVEGLDTGADDYLPKPFDFRELLARIRALVRRTAAIKSSRILVADLEIDTLARTVRRAGQDIQLTPHQYSLLEALARNAGRTLTRDLILDSVWGDEDRISNTVEFHVAALRKKLDAPFPKKLIHTVHGVGYVLRSPNSDAEP is encoded by the coding sequence ATGCGGATTCTCCTCATCGAAGACGACGAAGTGATCGCGGAACGAGTCAAGAACGGACTCGAACGGGAGGGTTATGGAGTCGACGTGGAGTTCGACGGGGTCGCGGGGTTCGAACGGGCGCTGCAAGGAGTTCATGGGATCATCCTGCTCGACGTGATGTTGCCGAGGTTGGCGGGCTGGGAGGTCTGCCGGAAACTTCGGGCCTCGGGAATCACGACTCCCGTGCTGATGCTTACCGCGCGGGACATGATCGAGGATCGGGTGGAGGGGCTCGACACCGGCGCGGACGACTACTTGCCGAAGCCTTTTGACTTTCGGGAGTTGCTTGCCCGAATTCGCGCTCTCGTGCGAAGAACCGCAGCCATCAAGTCGTCCAGAATCCTGGTCGCCGACCTTGAAATCGACACGCTCGCCCGAACGGTTCGCCGCGCGGGGCAGGACATCCAACTCACGCCACACCAGTATTCGCTCCTCGAAGCGCTTGCTCGAAACGCAGGCCGCACCCTGACCCGCGACCTCATCCTGGACTCCGTTTGGGGCGACGAGGACCGAATCTCCAACACGGTTGAGTTCCATGTCGCGGCGCTGCGGAAGAAACTCGACGCGCCTTTCCCGAAAAAACTCATCCATACAGTGCATGGCGTCGGCTATGTGCTGAGGTCGCCGAACTCAGACGCCGAACCATGA
- a CDS encoding DNA modification methylase, whose amino-acid sequence MADLESNSVHLIVTSPPYWQIKDYGHASQVGFSESYESFINHLNLVWSECERVLHPGCRLCVNVGDQFARAAAYGRYKLISLQSEVIRCCETLGMDYMGTIIWRKVTSMRTTGGAVIMGSYPRPRNGMIKVDFEYILLFKKLGKPPTVSQDQKVAATLTAEEWNTFFAGHWSIPGEKGSSHPAAFPVEVPARLLRMFSFPGETVLDPFAGSGTTLKAASEWGRFAVGYDIHPGFAEVARSRLPEIDVVESPPLDPEFVARKLEGLPYQFRDPHGFDRRRSPDEVEQLMRSR is encoded by the coding sequence TTGGCCGACCTTGAATCGAACTCGGTTCACCTCATCGTGACCTCTCCGCCCTATTGGCAGATCAAGGACTATGGCCACGCCTCGCAAGTGGGCTTTTCCGAGTCGTACGAGTCGTTTATCAACCACCTGAACCTCGTTTGGTCGGAGTGCGAGAGGGTGCTTCACCCAGGCTGCCGACTCTGCGTCAATGTGGGCGATCAGTTCGCCCGCGCGGCGGCGTATGGCCGATACAAGCTCATTTCGCTCCAGTCCGAGGTGATTCGCTGTTGCGAGACCTTGGGGATGGACTACATGGGCACGATCATTTGGCGCAAGGTCACCTCGATGCGAACGACCGGGGGCGCGGTCATTATGGGTTCGTACCCGCGTCCCCGCAACGGGATGATCAAGGTCGATTTCGAGTACATCCTGCTCTTCAAGAAGCTCGGCAAACCTCCGACAGTCTCGCAGGATCAGAAGGTGGCCGCGACTCTTACAGCGGAGGAGTGGAATACGTTTTTCGCCGGCCACTGGAGCATTCCCGGAGAAAAGGGCTCGTCTCATCCGGCAGCGTTTCCGGTCGAAGTGCCCGCGAGGCTGCTCCGCATGTTTTCGTTTCCAGGTGAGACCGTGCTCGACCCCTTCGCGGGGAGCGGAACGACGCTCAAGGCGGCTTCGGAATGGGGGCGTTTTGCGGTCGGCTATGACATCCATCCGGGCTTTGCGGAAGTCGCCCGGAGCCGGTTGCCTGAGATTGATGTCGTCGAGAGTCCTCCCCTCGACCCCGAATTCGTCGCTCGCAAACTGGAGGGGTTGCCCTACCAGTTCCGCGATCCGCACGGATTCGACCGTCGGCGAAGCCCTGACGAAGTCGAACAGCTCATGCGAAGCCGGTAG
- a CDS encoding phage shock protein A (PspA) family protein, protein MDKLEDPEMMLDQARRDMQQALTENREKAVQAITQKNRLENMLNDARRKSQELESKAIMALKQGNRELARSFVRERANNDAVIGQLDQSYAQASAAVESVKVAVKRQEEEVRRKTAEALAMKAQWKQAQIQNSITKALEGLTFENQFESFGAAKERIQNMQAEAAARQEMFGTSIQGKIMDMEDKALDYEAEEELKKLEERLGLGESKTATADTQEVKVGQGDATAPVEAPPSEIDQQLDELEKRINPGG, encoded by the coding sequence ATGGACAAGCTTGAAGATCCGGAGATGATGCTGGATCAGGCTCGTCGCGATATGCAACAGGCTCTTACGGAGAACCGCGAGAAAGCCGTTCAGGCGATCACGCAGAAGAACCGCTTGGAGAACATGTTGAACGACGCGCGGCGCAAGTCTCAGGAACTCGAAAGCAAAGCCATCATGGCCCTCAAGCAGGGCAATCGGGAGCTTGCCCGGTCGTTCGTGCGCGAACGAGCCAATAACGATGCCGTCATCGGGCAACTCGACCAGTCCTATGCGCAGGCGTCCGCTGCGGTCGAGTCGGTCAAGGTCGCCGTCAAGCGCCAAGAAGAAGAGGTCCGCCGCAAGACGGCTGAAGCCCTCGCCATGAAGGCGCAGTGGAAGCAAGCTCAGATTCAAAACAGCATCACCAAGGCGCTGGAAGGTCTGACCTTTGAAAACCAGTTCGAGTCCTTCGGAGCCGCCAAAGAGCGCATTCAGAACATGCAAGCCGAAGCTGCCGCGCGCCAGGAGATGTTTGGTACCAGCATCCAAGGCAAGATCATGGACATGGAAGACAAGGCGCTCGATTACGAAGCTGAAGAGGAACTCAAGAAGCTCGAAGAGCGGCTTGGATTAGGGGAGAGCAAGACCGCCACGGCGGACACGCAAGAGGTGAAAGTCGGGCAGGGCGATGCGACCGCCCCAGTCGAGGCGCCGCCTTCTGAGATCGATCAGCAACTCGACGAGTTGGAGAAGCGCATCAACCCCGGCGGGTAG
- a CDS encoding dipeptide epimerase: MLRFRVHIIPLALGLRRFCMADFSFRRLSLKKLFPLAISRGVSTGSENLFVFASDGTHVGIGEASPSTGTENVTAGRGEQQLAEFLTPEIASLSRTEVWDRMREAGIDPPAMAAVDVALWDLFAKQCGKPLYEVFGLPKPTVPTSVTIGINPPEVVRERVPKILSMTGAKCLKVKLGSKEGIEADQVSFLATLEAAAPFAPKLRVDANGGWSLSDAKVMLRWLAERGVDYVEQPLVEGAEDQLPQLFAGRPLPLYVDESCRFAKDVPRLAGGADGVNLKLMKCGGITEALRIIAAARAHGMGTMIGCMSESSIAIAAGAALGACFDHIDLDSHLNLDPDPAEGLGFVEGVVMPPDAPGHGASLKPEFAS, encoded by the coding sequence ATGCTCCGGTTTCGGGTACACATCATCCCGCTGGCATTGGGTCTACGAAGGTTTTGCATGGCCGACTTTTCCTTTCGACGTCTTTCCCTCAAAAAGCTGTTTCCCCTCGCTATTAGTCGCGGTGTGAGCACCGGATCGGAAAACCTGTTCGTTTTCGCGTCGGACGGGACTCATGTGGGCATCGGAGAGGCCTCGCCGAGCACGGGAACCGAAAACGTCACGGCGGGGCGGGGCGAACAGCAACTCGCAGAATTCCTAACTCCCGAGATCGCCTCGCTTTCGCGCACGGAAGTCTGGGACCGCATGCGAGAGGCGGGGATCGATCCGCCCGCGATGGCCGCCGTCGATGTCGCCCTCTGGGACCTCTTCGCGAAGCAATGCGGGAAGCCGCTCTATGAGGTGTTCGGCTTGCCCAAGCCCACCGTGCCGACGAGCGTGACCATCGGAATCAACCCACCTGAGGTCGTGAGGGAGCGCGTGCCGAAGATTCTTTCGATGACGGGCGCGAAGTGCCTCAAGGTGAAGCTCGGGTCGAAGGAGGGCATCGAAGCCGATCAAGTAAGTTTCTTGGCGACTCTGGAGGCAGCCGCGCCGTTCGCGCCCAAGCTGCGAGTCGACGCCAATGGGGGCTGGAGCTTATCGGACGCGAAGGTCATGCTCCGCTGGCTCGCCGAACGGGGGGTCGATTACGTGGAGCAGCCACTCGTCGAAGGGGCCGAAGATCAGCTACCCCAGTTGTTCGCGGGCCGCCCCCTGCCCCTCTACGTCGATGAATCGTGCCGGTTCGCCAAAGACGTTCCGAGGTTGGCAGGCGGAGCCGACGGAGTCAACCTCAAGCTGATGAAGTGCGGCGGGATCACGGAGGCGCTGCGGATCATCGCAGCCGCCCGGGCGCACGGCATGGGGACGATGATCGGCTGCATGAGCGAATCCTCCATCGCCATCGCGGCGGGGGCTGCGCTCGGCGCATGTTTCGATCACATCGATCTCGACAGCCATCTCAACCTTGACCCGGACCCTGCCGAGGGCCTCGGGTTCGTCGAGGGCGTGGTGATGCCGCCTGACGCTCCCGGCCACGGCGCAAGCCTCAAGCCCGAATTCGCGAGTTGA
- a CDS encoding gfo/Idh/MocA family oxidoreductase, whose translation MPTRIGLLSSAHLHAAGYISALRRIEGCEFVGLWDDDVARAREFAAKWGGEVFAQPSDLLSQCEAVIVASENRKHADHVALAAEFGLPSLCEKPLVATRDERDRMFEAVDRGGTWVMTAFPTRFSPAFQRLLQRVRADEIGPIVGICATNRGTCPFGWFVETAQSGGGAAIDHVVHVADLLSVFTGRLPRRVTSFMGNRMYGESWEDSALLTMEYDDGLFATLDSSWSRPKSYKTWGDVTMNVVGERGVIEMDMFAQAFDVYANSAMRHGVASYGSDLDLGLVSEFVSCVRTGSTPPISRDSGWNAVALALAAYESARSGSPVEVVY comes from the coding sequence ATGCCTACCCGAATCGGACTTTTGAGTTCGGCCCACCTTCATGCCGCGGGCTACATCTCCGCGCTACGCCGCATAGAAGGGTGCGAGTTCGTGGGGTTGTGGGACGACGACGTGGCCCGAGCCCGCGAGTTTGCCGCCAAGTGGGGGGGCGAAGTCTTCGCTCAGCCCAGCGACCTCCTTTCTCAATGCGAGGCGGTGATTGTTGCCAGCGAGAACCGAAAGCACGCCGATCACGTCGCACTTGCGGCGGAATTCGGGTTGCCCTCCCTGTGTGAAAAGCCCCTCGTGGCCACCCGAGACGAGCGAGATCGGATGTTCGAGGCGGTCGATCGTGGGGGGACCTGGGTGATGACGGCATTTCCGACTCGGTTTTCGCCCGCGTTCCAGAGGCTTCTCCAGAGAGTTCGCGCGGACGAGATCGGGCCGATCGTGGGGATTTGCGCGACGAACCGAGGAACCTGCCCGTTCGGGTGGTTCGTCGAGACGGCTCAATCCGGCGGCGGCGCGGCGATCGATCACGTCGTCCACGTTGCCGACTTGCTGAGCGTCTTCACGGGCCGACTTCCTCGGCGGGTCACCTCCTTTATGGGGAATCGTATGTACGGTGAGAGTTGGGAAGACTCGGCCCTTCTCACGATGGAGTACGACGACGGGCTGTTCGCGACCCTCGACTCCAGTTGGTCGCGACCCAAGAGCTACAAGACCTGGGGCGATGTGACGATGAACGTGGTCGGCGAGCGGGGTGTGATCGAAATGGACATGTTCGCGCAAGCGTTCGACGTCTATGCCAACTCAGCGATGAGGCATGGCGTCGCCAGTTACGGCAGCGACCTGGACCTTGGGCTGGTCTCGGAGTTCGTGTCGTGCGTTCGGACGGGATCGACTCCCCCGATCTCGAGGGATTCAGGCTGGAATGCGGTCGCCCTAGCCCTTGCGGCCTACGAGAGCGCTCGGTCGGGAAGTCCGGTTGAGGTCGTTTACTAG
- a CDS encoding ATPase, YjeE family, with protein MSQFLATEAGTFELARTYAPLWRAGDLVLLQGPLGVGKTTFVRYVADALGFEGPVRSPTFTLIQALPTDPPIAHVDLYRLSSAQNIGIEDYRATHLVIVEWPERAPELLEEEGAWLLRFSFVEGGRSVDVSRIGVAE; from the coding sequence GTGTCGCAATTCCTCGCCACTGAAGCGGGCACGTTCGAACTCGCGCGAACCTACGCTCCCTTGTGGCGCGCCGGGGACTTGGTGTTGCTTCAGGGTCCCCTGGGCGTGGGCAAGACGACTTTCGTGCGATACGTCGCGGACGCCTTGGGCTTCGAAGGGCCGGTCCGGTCGCCCACGTTCACGCTCATCCAAGCGCTTCCTACCGATCCTCCGATCGCGCATGTCGACCTTTACCGCCTCTCTTCCGCGCAAAACATCGGGATCGAGGACTACCGGGCCACTCATTTGGTGATCGTGGAGTGGCCAGAGCGCGCGCCAGAGCTTCTCGAAGAGGAGGGAGCTTGGCTGCTCCGATTCTCGTTCGTCGAGGGAGGCCGAAGCGTCGATGTGTCGCGGATCGGCGTCGCTGAGTAG